One region of Duncaniella freteri genomic DNA includes:
- a CDS encoding MFS transporter, which produces METKTQAVQRLISDKWWARWTALILIASMMFFGYMFVDVMSPLQSLVNTKLGWSPEAFGYYAGAEYMLNVFGFLILAGIILDKMGVRFTGTLSASVMFIGACIKLYAISSLFAGSAFDQWLSSWWVEMPGSAKLAAFGFTIFGCGCEMAGITVSKAIAKWFEGKEMALAMGVEMAIARLGVFAVLSLSPRLADWMGKNDPSVVPPVAFCTVLLLIGLICYVVFTFMDTNLDKQLGASANGEGEEEFKLSDVGGLFKSRLFWIIALLCVLYYSAIFPFQRFGTNMLQCNLHISETQAADLLRWFPIGALCLTPPLGYFLDRVGRGATMLMIGSLLLICCHLIFALALPAFPSQGLALATIIVLGISFSLVPAALWPSVPKVMDSRYLGSAYSLIFWVQNIGLFGIPIIFGAMLEASNQGVTDPTQYDYTNPMLLFAGLGIVALFFAIWLKVLDTRNGYGLDKPNIKSDNDAVRLDGEA; this is translated from the coding sequence ATGGAAACAAAGACCCAGGCCGTACAGCGGCTTATTTCCGACAAATGGTGGGCAAGGTGGACAGCCTTGATTCTCATTGCGTCGATGATGTTTTTCGGCTACATGTTTGTCGACGTTATGTCCCCACTCCAGTCACTGGTAAACACCAAGCTTGGATGGTCACCAGAAGCATTCGGATACTACGCCGGAGCCGAGTACATGCTCAACGTGTTCGGCTTCCTTATCCTTGCAGGCATAATCCTCGACAAAATGGGGGTACGCTTCACCGGAACATTATCTGCTTCAGTGATGTTTATAGGAGCCTGCATCAAGCTATATGCCATCAGCTCGCTATTCGCAGGATCAGCATTTGACCAATGGCTAAGCTCATGGTGGGTTGAGATGCCGGGGAGTGCCAAACTTGCTGCATTCGGGTTCACAATCTTCGGATGCGGATGCGAAATGGCTGGTATCACAGTATCCAAGGCCATAGCCAAATGGTTTGAAGGCAAAGAAATGGCCCTCGCGATGGGTGTGGAGATGGCAATCGCCCGTCTCGGCGTATTCGCAGTGCTCTCCCTCTCCCCTCGCCTCGCCGACTGGATGGGCAAGAATGATCCTTCGGTCGTGCCTCCTGTTGCGTTCTGCACTGTGCTTCTCCTCATAGGCCTCATCTGCTACGTAGTGTTCACTTTCATGGACACAAACCTCGACAAGCAACTCGGAGCTTCAGCCAACGGTGAAGGAGAGGAGGAATTCAAGTTAAGCGATGTAGGAGGACTTTTCAAGAGCCGTCTGTTCTGGATCATCGCACTTCTCTGCGTTCTATACTATTCTGCAATATTCCCGTTCCAGCGTTTCGGCACCAACATGCTTCAGTGCAACCTACACATCTCGGAGACTCAGGCTGCCGACCTCCTAAGATGGTTCCCCATCGGCGCACTATGCCTCACTCCGCCATTAGGATATTTCCTTGACCGTGTGGGACGCGGTGCCACTATGCTCATGATAGGTTCACTCCTGCTAATCTGCTGCCATCTCATATTCGCACTCGCACTGCCGGCGTTCCCAAGCCAGGGTCTCGCCCTTGCCACAATCATAGTGCTCGGCATATCATTCTCTCTCGTTCCGGCTGCCCTATGGCCTTCAGTACCTAAAGTAATGGACTCACGATACCTCGGCAGTGCGTATTCACTTATATTCTGGGTTCAGAATATCGGTCTTTTCGGCATTCCTATCATATTCGGAGCCATGCTTGAGGCTTCCAACCAAGGAGTGACCGATCCCACCCAATACGATTACACCAATCCTATGCTGCTCTTCGCCGGGCTTGGCATTGTCGCTCTATTCTTCGCCATATGGCTCAAAGTGCTCGACACACGCAACGGTTACGGACTTGACAAACCTAATATCAAATCCGACAATGATGCCGTTCGGCTCGACGGCGAAGCATAA
- a CDS encoding outer membrane beta-barrel protein, whose protein sequence is MKRSLTALLIAFVAFIAVPVVNAQMRWGASAGINVNSMKFKQDLFQVSQGVGESLGVRGEMMFPGIGFGIELGLYYQQQGSTLHLGDKKIWASQGYGNERIYLHNVSIPFNLKFKWTRMQGLEDYVAPFVFGGPVLQIQAGHSKCDAIKYSGGDVELCAGLGFEVLKRWQIAASYTWGMTYVLKTVQLDDVSARNRTWDVRLTYFF, encoded by the coding sequence ATGAAACGTAGCCTCACAGCTTTATTGATAGCCTTTGTGGCATTTATAGCAGTACCGGTAGTCAATGCCCAGATGCGTTGGGGAGCATCGGCAGGAATCAATGTCAACAGTATGAAATTCAAGCAGGATCTGTTCCAGGTGAGCCAGGGTGTAGGCGAGTCACTTGGTGTCAGAGGTGAAATGATGTTTCCTGGCATTGGGTTCGGCATTGAACTTGGTCTTTACTATCAGCAGCAGGGCTCTACGCTCCATCTCGGAGACAAGAAGATATGGGCGTCACAGGGATATGGCAACGAGCGCATCTATCTGCATAATGTCTCCATACCTTTTAATCTTAAGTTCAAGTGGACCCGTATGCAAGGGCTTGAGGATTACGTAGCTCCCTTTGTGTTTGGTGGTCCTGTGCTTCAGATTCAGGCTGGTCACAGCAAGTGTGATGCGATAAAGTATTCCGGCGGAGATGTCGAACTGTGTGCCGGACTCGGATTTGAAGTGTTGAAGCGTTGGCAGATAGCCGCTTCCTATACATGGGGTATGACTTATGTGCTTAAGACTGTACAGCTTGATGACGTAAGTGCACGTAACCGCACATGGGATGTACGCTTGACTTATTTCTTCTGA
- a CDS encoding aminopeptidase C: MKKYISAAIMATLALGAYADGNVEKNDTTGFKFTDVKLNKTTPVKDQNKSGTCWSFSGIGFFEDELLRVTGKEYDLSEMWIVRHCYADKADKYIRMDGTINFAQGGSVLDVPYVIERYGIVPEDAYKGLEYGEAKHDHGEIEPALKGLLSAVKERKGKKSTAWRKGFNGLLDAYLGEVPESFQYEGKTYTPQSFAKMLGLNMSDYVPVTSFTHHPFYTQFPVEVADNWLWATYHNVPLDEMKAIVDNALDKGYSIAWAADVSEPGFKWIDGFAVIPKKKTEADLSGTELSRWVKLSDKDREKEANEVKSPREEITVTQELRQEMFDTQETTDDHGMVIMGKAVDQNGTRYYKVKNSWDTNHKYGGFFYVSEPYFLAKTIDILVHRDAIPADIAKKMNLSKK, translated from the coding sequence ATGAAAAAGTATATTTCAGCCGCCATTATGGCTACATTGGCTCTTGGAGCCTATGCCGATGGAAATGTCGAAAAGAATGACACCACCGGTTTCAAATTTACTGATGTAAAGCTCAATAAGACCACTCCGGTCAAAGATCAGAACAAATCAGGAACATGCTGGAGTTTTTCCGGTATAGGATTCTTCGAGGACGAACTTCTCCGCGTCACAGGCAAAGAGTATGACCTAAGCGAAATGTGGATTGTGCGCCATTGTTATGCCGACAAAGCCGACAAATATATCCGCATGGACGGCACCATCAACTTCGCCCAGGGTGGCAGTGTGCTCGACGTGCCCTATGTCATAGAACGTTACGGAATCGTACCTGAAGATGCCTACAAAGGTCTTGAGTACGGAGAGGCAAAACACGACCATGGCGAGATCGAACCTGCACTCAAAGGACTGCTATCTGCCGTTAAAGAACGTAAAGGCAAAAAGTCAACAGCCTGGCGTAAAGGTTTCAACGGTCTGCTTGACGCATATCTCGGAGAGGTCCCCGAATCATTCCAATATGAAGGCAAGACATATACCCCGCAATCGTTCGCCAAAATGCTCGGACTCAACATGTCGGACTATGTGCCTGTAACATCCTTCACTCATCATCCGTTCTATACACAATTCCCTGTCGAAGTAGCCGACAACTGGCTGTGGGCCACATATCACAATGTGCCATTAGATGAGATGAAAGCCATTGTGGATAATGCCCTCGACAAAGGATACTCCATAGCATGGGCCGCCGATGTCAGCGAACCCGGATTCAAATGGATTGACGGATTTGCTGTGATACCAAAGAAAAAGACCGAGGCAGACCTCTCCGGCACAGAACTGTCACGCTGGGTGAAACTCAGCGACAAGGATCGTGAAAAGGAAGCTAACGAAGTAAAATCTCCACGAGAGGAGATCACTGTGACCCAGGAGCTGCGTCAGGAAATGTTCGACACTCAGGAGACCACCGATGACCACGGCATGGTGATAATGGGCAAAGCTGTTGACCAGAACGGCACACGTTACTACAAAGTGAAAAACTCATGGGACACTAACCATAAGTACGGAGGATTCTTCTACGTATCCGAGCCTTATTTCCTCGCCAAGACCATCGATATACTCGTTCACCGCGACGCAATCCCTGCCGACATCGCCAAGAAGATGAATCTTTCAAAGAAATAA
- the ruvA gene encoding Holliday junction branch migration protein RuvA, with product MYEYIKGIITENTPTYVSIETGGMGYMINISLNTFEALQNCKGEVKLLLHEVIREDSWTLYGFFTSKERELFRLLIGVSGVGPSTASLILSSISPADLESTILSGDHTRLKGVKGIGAKTAQRIIVDLKDKIKPSEASASLPPTLIGGTNEIYEEALAALTALGFPRPQSQKALRRIFDADPAIKVETAIKQALAMM from the coding sequence ATGTACGAATACATCAAAGGCATAATTACAGAGAATACTCCCACCTACGTGTCAATAGAGACCGGCGGTATGGGATATATGATAAACATCTCGCTCAACACTTTCGAGGCTCTTCAGAATTGCAAAGGAGAAGTGAAGCTGCTGCTACATGAGGTGATACGCGAAGACTCATGGACTCTGTACGGATTCTTCACATCAAAAGAACGCGAACTGTTCCGGCTGCTCATAGGGGTCTCAGGAGTAGGTCCGAGCACAGCAAGCCTGATACTCTCTTCAATATCACCAGCAGACCTTGAAAGCACAATCCTATCTGGAGACCACACAAGGCTGAAAGGGGTGAAAGGAATCGGAGCAAAGACAGCCCAACGCATAATCGTTGATTTAAAGGATAAGATAAAACCATCGGAAGCCTCCGCCTCATTGCCGCCGACACTCATCGGAGGCACAAATGAGATATATGAAGAGGCTCTTGCTGCTCTCACAGCCCTCGGCTTCCCTCGTCCGCAATCACAGAAAGCCCTGCGCCGAATCTTTGATGCCGATCCTGCCATCAAAGTAGAGACTGCCATCAAGCAGGCTCTTGCCATGATGTAG